The following are encoded together in the Mesoterricola sediminis genome:
- a CDS encoding 4Fe-4S dicluster domain-containing protein, with amino-acid sequence MPEVISRRTFLGGAAAAAALAAAGCGDRRLAVPLARRTPEAVPGLPVHYASTCPLGQRALAVLVRTREGRPVHIAGNDAHPDLRGAACAQAMAGIQTLYGPGRVDGPRLDGARVDWTRATAALREALAPLRAGGKGLLLMGATASPSRLRFLQELRAALPGLEHLAWEPGLALGAQAGALAAFGRAALLRPVLDRARCILTLGADPFDGSDPAAARAFAAARRDPAAPVRLWSLEGPVTLTGSNADHRLAVRPSRLAAVAFALARDLHARHGRPLPPGAVLPDLPAPELTGPFRSALASDLAEAGPRAVVLCGEGLPPETQVAAHLLNAMLGSRAFRLEPAQTLAGPADLDAALARARSGACQVILAWGANPAYAAPDADGWRAALAASPAAVWIGTEADETSGRCRLLLPEHHWLEAWGDHRDGGYELLQQPAVGPLYDSRQGEDILAAALAEPGAPAPAHLDRIRARWRAEVHPLAGPVPFLRFFQAALHEGVVEGRPDPPAPPFRGGCVAEAVRAAAAAAPAGFDLALHAGPGVGDGRFGASGWLQELPDPIHKTTWGAPLLIAPADAQRLGLAEGDQAWIQAGGVRVLAPLHLQPGQAEGTLALALGYGRKAGPARGIGVCAFPFTGLRGPSPFLVTGTVLSKGRGRLSLPATRGRDPLPGETPARHLRRADLPGLVREDAHHPSLYPHPAPAGPRWGMAIDLTACLGCPGCVVACQSENNVPVVGPEQVARGREMHWLRIDTAWDPEGAVHQPMLCQHCGDAPCESVCPVNATNHSPEGLNQMVYNRCVGVRYCANNCPYKVRRFNFLEYNGTKAEPELLAFNPDVTVRPRGVMEKCTFCVQRIQDAHQRAGGEGRPIRDGEVVPACAAACPTEAIVFGDLADPGSRAARLSADPRGYHVLEDLGTRPAITYLARVRNPHPALSGGRP; translated from the coding sequence ATGCCTGAAGTCATCTCCCGCAGGACCTTCCTGGGCGGCGCGGCCGCGGCGGCGGCCCTCGCCGCGGCCGGCTGCGGGGACCGGCGCCTGGCCGTGCCCCTCGCGCGCCGGACGCCCGAAGCCGTGCCGGGGCTCCCGGTCCACTACGCCTCCACCTGCCCCCTCGGCCAGCGCGCCCTGGCCGTGCTGGTGCGGACCCGGGAGGGCCGCCCCGTCCACATCGCCGGCAACGACGCCCACCCGGACCTGCGGGGCGCCGCCTGCGCCCAGGCCATGGCGGGCATCCAGACCCTCTACGGACCCGGCCGGGTGGACGGCCCCAGGCTGGACGGCGCCCGGGTGGACTGGACCCGCGCGACGGCCGCCCTGCGGGAGGCCCTGGCGCCCCTGCGGGCTGGCGGCAAAGGGCTCCTCCTCATGGGGGCCACCGCCAGCCCCAGCCGCCTGCGCTTCCTCCAGGAGCTGCGGGCGGCGCTGCCGGGCCTGGAGCACCTCGCCTGGGAGCCGGGCCTCGCCCTGGGCGCCCAGGCCGGAGCCCTGGCCGCCTTCGGCCGGGCCGCCCTCCTGCGCCCCGTCCTGGACCGGGCGCGCTGCATCCTCACCCTGGGCGCCGACCCCTTCGACGGGTCCGATCCCGCCGCGGCCCGCGCCTTCGCCGCCGCCCGCCGGGATCCGGCGGCCCCCGTGCGCCTGTGGTCCCTGGAGGGCCCCGTCACCCTCACGGGCTCCAACGCGGACCATCGGCTGGCGGTGCGCCCCTCGCGCCTGGCCGCCGTGGCCTTCGCCCTGGCCCGGGACCTGCACGCGCGCCACGGCCGGCCCCTGCCCCCGGGGGCGGTCCTGCCGGACCTCCCCGCCCCGGAGCTGACGGGCCCGTTCCGGAGCGCCCTCGCGTCGGACCTGGCGGAGGCCGGGCCCCGGGCGGTGGTCCTCTGCGGCGAGGGCCTGCCCCCGGAGACCCAGGTGGCCGCCCACCTCCTCAACGCCATGCTGGGCTCCCGGGCCTTTCGCCTCGAACCGGCCCAGACCCTGGCCGGCCCGGCGGACCTGGACGCCGCCCTGGCCCGGGCCCGGTCGGGGGCCTGCCAGGTGATCCTCGCCTGGGGCGCCAACCCCGCCTACGCCGCCCCGGACGCGGACGGGTGGCGCGCGGCCCTGGCGGCCTCCCCCGCCGCGGTGTGGATCGGGACGGAGGCGGACGAGACCTCCGGGCGCTGCCGCCTCCTCCTGCCGGAGCACCACTGGCTGGAGGCCTGGGGGGACCACCGGGACGGCGGCTACGAACTCCTCCAGCAGCCGGCGGTGGGTCCCCTCTACGACAGCCGCCAGGGGGAGGACATCCTGGCGGCGGCGCTGGCGGAGCCGGGCGCCCCCGCCCCCGCGCACCTGGACCGCATCCGGGCCCGGTGGCGGGCGGAGGTCCACCCCCTGGCCGGGCCCGTGCCCTTCCTCCGCTTCTTCCAGGCGGCCCTCCACGAAGGGGTGGTGGAGGGGCGGCCCGACCCGCCGGCCCCCCCCTTCCGGGGCGGCTGCGTGGCGGAGGCCGTCCGGGCCGCCGCCGCCGCGGCCCCCGCCGGCTTCGACCTCGCCCTCCACGCGGGTCCCGGCGTGGGCGACGGGCGCTTCGGCGCCAGCGGCTGGCTCCAGGAGCTGCCCGACCCCATCCACAAGACCACCTGGGGCGCCCCCCTCCTGATCGCCCCCGCGGACGCCCAGCGCCTGGGGCTGGCCGAGGGGGACCAGGCCTGGATCCAGGCCGGAGGCGTCCGGGTCCTCGCGCCCCTCCACCTCCAGCCCGGCCAGGCGGAGGGCACCCTGGCCCTCGCCCTGGGCTACGGCCGGAAGGCGGGCCCCGCCCGGGGCATCGGCGTCTGCGCCTTCCCCTTCACCGGCCTCCGGGGCCCCTCCCCCTTCCTCGTGACGGGAACGGTCCTCAGCAAGGGCCGCGGCCGCCTGAGCCTGCCCGCCACCCGGGGCCGGGATCCCCTGCCCGGGGAGACTCCCGCCCGCCACCTGCGCCGGGCCGACCTCCCCGGCCTGGTGCGGGAGGACGCCCACCATCCCAGCCTCTACCCTCACCCGGCGCCGGCCGGGCCCCGGTGGGGCATGGCCATCGACCTCACCGCCTGCCTGGGCTGCCCAGGCTGCGTGGTGGCCTGCCAATCCGAGAACAACGTGCCCGTGGTGGGTCCCGAGCAGGTGGCCCGCGGGCGGGAGATGCACTGGCTGCGCATCGACACCGCCTGGGATCCGGAGGGGGCCGTCCACCAGCCCATGCTCTGCCAGCACTGCGGGGACGCCCCCTGCGAGAGCGTGTGCCCGGTCAACGCCACCAACCACAGCCCAGAGGGCCTCAACCAGATGGTCTACAACCGCTGCGTGGGGGTCCGCTACTGCGCCAACAACTGCCCCTACAAGGTCCGGCGGTTCAATTTCCTGGAGTACAACGGGACGAAGGCGGAGCCCGAGCTCCTGGCCTTCAACCCCGATGTCACCGTCCGGCCCCGCGGCGTGATGGAGAAGTGCACCTTCTGCGTCCAGCGCATCCAGGACGCCCACCAGCGGGCCGGGGGAGAGGGCCGTCCCATCCGGGACGGGGAGGTGGTGCCCGCCTGCGCCGCGGCCTGTCCCACCGAGGCCATCGTCTTCGGGGATCTGGCGGACCCCGGCAGCCGCGCCGCCCGGCTCAGCGCCGACCCCCGGGGCTACCACGTCCTCGAGGACCTGGGCACGCGGCCGGCCATCACCTACCTGGCCCGGGTGCGCAACCCGCATCCCGCCCTCTCCGGAGGCCGCCCGTGA
- the glgP gene encoding alpha-glucan family phosphorylase: MAAKLPKVAYFCMEYALESSFKIYAGGLGILAGDYFKGVKDYGFPMVGIGIRWKQGYGEQVIDKATGRVYDAYKNAEHPFLEDTGVTVKVEIKGRDVAIKVWRVKSHGTDTLYLLDTDLEENDGEARWITGQLYGWFGEERVAQEMVLGIGGVRALQALKLKPDVYHFNEGHALFAGFELMRRRMARGAAFQDALAKTRQEVVFTTHTPIVQGNESHPIERFMYMGANLGLTRAQLERLGGSPFNMTVGALRLSRIANAVADLHRVTANAMWKGVKGRCPIIGITNAIHLPTWVDRKMLDLAAAATTPKRKQALWDRHMENKRRLVAFVEERNGVKLDPEVLTIGFSRRAAPYKRSNFIFTERKFIEPLLKEGRLQIVFSGKAHPLDDNGKAIVEDILDMTRRYPGRVVFLENYDMEIGAMLTRGADIWLNNPRRPKEASGTSGMKAAMNGVLNLSILDGWWPEACRHGINGWKFGDGFESADEAVLDRHDFKAFKKVLSEEVLPVYYGDRARWTDMMTASIQDTREAFGVKRMLDEYYQRMYKRA; this comes from the coding sequence ATGGCAGCCAAACTTCCGAAGGTCGCCTATTTCTGCATGGAATACGCCCTCGAGAGCTCGTTCAAGATCTATGCCGGCGGCCTGGGCATCCTCGCCGGCGACTACTTCAAGGGGGTCAAGGACTACGGATTCCCCATGGTGGGCATCGGCATCCGCTGGAAGCAGGGCTACGGCGAGCAGGTCATCGACAAGGCCACCGGCCGCGTCTACGACGCCTACAAGAACGCCGAACACCCCTTCCTCGAGGACACCGGCGTGACCGTCAAGGTGGAGATCAAGGGCCGGGACGTGGCCATCAAGGTCTGGCGCGTGAAGAGCCACGGCACCGACACCCTCTACCTCCTGGACACGGACCTGGAGGAGAACGACGGCGAGGCCCGGTGGATCACCGGCCAGCTCTACGGCTGGTTCGGCGAGGAGCGCGTGGCCCAGGAGATGGTCCTGGGCATCGGCGGCGTCCGGGCCCTCCAGGCCCTGAAGCTCAAGCCGGACGTCTACCACTTCAACGAGGGCCACGCCCTCTTCGCCGGCTTCGAACTGATGCGCCGCCGCATGGCGCGGGGCGCCGCCTTCCAGGACGCCCTGGCGAAGACCCGCCAGGAGGTGGTCTTCACCACCCACACGCCCATCGTCCAGGGCAACGAGTCCCATCCCATCGAGCGGTTCATGTACATGGGCGCCAACCTGGGCCTGACCCGGGCCCAGCTCGAGCGCCTCGGGGGCTCCCCCTTCAACATGACCGTCGGCGCCCTGCGGCTGTCCCGCATCGCCAACGCCGTGGCCGACCTCCACCGCGTCACCGCCAACGCCATGTGGAAGGGCGTCAAGGGCCGCTGCCCCATCATCGGGATCACCAACGCCATCCACCTGCCCACCTGGGTCGACCGGAAGATGCTCGACCTGGCGGCGGCCGCCACGACCCCGAAGCGGAAGCAGGCCCTCTGGGACCGCCACATGGAGAACAAGCGCCGGCTGGTGGCCTTCGTCGAGGAGCGGAACGGGGTGAAGCTCGATCCCGAGGTGCTCACCATCGGCTTCTCCCGGCGCGCGGCGCCCTACAAGCGCTCCAACTTCATCTTCACGGAGCGGAAGTTCATCGAGCCCCTCCTCAAGGAGGGCCGGCTCCAGATCGTCTTCTCCGGCAAGGCCCACCCCCTGGACGACAACGGCAAGGCCATCGTGGAGGACATCCTCGACATGACCCGCCGGTACCCGGGCCGCGTGGTCTTCCTCGAGAACTACGACATGGAGATCGGGGCCATGCTGACCCGCGGGGCGGACATCTGGCTGAACAACCCCCGCCGCCCCAAGGAGGCCTCCGGCACCTCGGGCATGAAGGCCGCCATGAACGGCGTGCTCAACCTGTCCATCCTCGACGGCTGGTGGCCGGAAGCCTGCCGCCACGGCATCAACGGCTGGAAGTTCGGCGACGGCTTCGAGAGCGCCGACGAGGCCGTCCTGGACCGCCACGACTTCAAGGCCTTCAAGAAGGTCCTGTCCGAGGAGGTCCTTCCGGTCTACTATGGCGACCGGGCCCGCTGGACGGACATGATGACCGCCTCCATCCAGGACACCCGCGAGGCCTTCGGCGTCAAGCGGATGCTCGACGAATACTACCAGCGCATGTACAAGCGCGCCTGA
- a CDS encoding alpha-amylase family glycosyl hydrolase, with product MSRILHLLVAAGAVLALIGCGGGGPGGGSASGGGGLSIDADASKSPAADAGYYKIPSTVLGPVISGNTVTFTYWNPNASSVTANLYSAWDDSLAKVAATIPLTKGASGLWTSAPVVLPAQGYYTFNVGGTMVLDPYARSMAQWSHTASSSISGDAVGKGAILDPALTGPDGGWAATSYFDGSRMRDAAGSLAPYAYAGNRDAIIYEAGIRDLTVDPALTGFQAQHPWGTYKGLVDMLPHIQKLGVTHIQLLCPLENYTYDQTKVGTRELNTAQVTGANYNWGYDPQAYFTPTGMYSANPNDPAARVNELKTLVNEIHKAGMGVILDVVYNHTANDAVLGDGALPNYWYRASSKNGAGSRDVMSEHKMVRKLIVDSVGFWTKEYKVDGFRFDLMGVLDTVTVKDAYLAAAALNPRTLFLGEGWNGFYTGDATDYNGDPVAGADQNHVSAFAGLNVAMFSDSYRDIFKKGGLAEGAAFLADAAQSPAGLFANISGRPTNFTAPSTSNVVNYLTCHDNLCLYDALAYALNAPKTATADAQILARARIGYAALLTSQGAAFIHAGDEMFRTKEATAAGTTTVSTTGGRIFVHNSYNASDAINLVKWSNVYSADPISGAFANYATTSNGYKLYAYVQGLIALRKTTNAFRLPDASLATNLTLLQPSGAGANILAFGYKAVSTDGTGTYYVFHNADAAARTFTLPAAISGAVLLADGASAGTLPITGSTTAELSDDGLTVTVQPLSSAIYRK from the coding sequence ATGTCCAGGATCCTCCACCTTCTGGTCGCGGCCGGCGCGGTGCTGGCCCTCATCGGCTGCGGAGGCGGCGGCCCCGGAGGCGGCTCGGCCTCCGGCGGCGGCGGCCTCAGCATCGACGCCGACGCCTCCAAGTCACCGGCCGCGGACGCCGGGTACTACAAGATCCCCAGCACCGTCCTGGGCCCCGTCATCTCCGGCAACACCGTCACCTTCACCTACTGGAACCCCAACGCCTCCAGCGTGACCGCCAATCTCTACAGCGCCTGGGACGATTCCCTGGCCAAGGTCGCGGCCACCATCCCCCTCACCAAGGGGGCCTCCGGCCTCTGGACCAGCGCTCCGGTCGTCCTGCCCGCGCAGGGCTACTACACCTTCAACGTGGGCGGGACGATGGTCCTGGATCCCTACGCCAGGTCCATGGCCCAGTGGTCCCACACCGCGTCCAGCTCCATCTCCGGCGACGCGGTCGGCAAGGGCGCGATCCTCGATCCTGCCCTCACCGGCCCCGACGGGGGATGGGCGGCCACCTCCTACTTCGACGGCTCGCGGATGCGGGACGCCGCGGGCAGCCTGGCCCCCTACGCCTACGCCGGCAACCGGGACGCCATCATCTACGAGGCCGGGATCCGCGACCTCACCGTGGACCCCGCCCTCACGGGCTTCCAGGCCCAGCACCCCTGGGGCACCTACAAGGGCCTCGTGGACATGCTCCCGCACATCCAGAAGCTGGGCGTCACCCACATCCAGCTCCTGTGCCCCCTGGAGAACTACACGTACGACCAGACGAAGGTCGGCACCCGCGAGCTGAACACGGCCCAGGTCACCGGCGCCAACTACAACTGGGGCTACGACCCCCAGGCCTACTTCACCCCCACGGGCATGTACTCCGCCAACCCGAACGACCCGGCGGCCCGCGTCAATGAGCTGAAGACCCTCGTCAACGAGATCCACAAGGCCGGGATGGGCGTGATCCTCGACGTGGTGTACAACCACACCGCCAACGACGCGGTCCTGGGGGACGGCGCCCTGCCCAACTACTGGTACCGCGCCAGCAGCAAGAACGGCGCGGGCAGCCGCGACGTCATGAGCGAGCACAAGATGGTCCGCAAGCTCATCGTGGACTCGGTCGGTTTCTGGACGAAGGAGTACAAGGTCGACGGTTTCCGCTTCGACCTCATGGGGGTGCTGGACACCGTGACGGTCAAGGACGCGTACCTCGCCGCGGCGGCCCTCAATCCCCGGACCCTCTTCCTGGGCGAGGGCTGGAACGGCTTCTACACCGGGGATGCCACCGACTACAACGGCGACCCCGTCGCGGGGGCCGACCAGAACCACGTCTCGGCCTTCGCCGGCCTGAACGTCGCCATGTTCTCCGACAGCTACCGGGACATCTTCAAGAAGGGCGGACTCGCCGAAGGCGCCGCCTTCCTCGCGGACGCCGCCCAGAGCCCGGCGGGCCTCTTCGCCAACATCTCGGGCAGGCCCACCAACTTCACCGCCCCCTCCACCTCGAACGTGGTGAACTACCTGACCTGCCACGACAACCTCTGCCTCTACGACGCCCTCGCCTACGCCCTCAACGCCCCGAAGACGGCCACCGCCGACGCCCAGATCCTCGCCCGGGCCCGCATCGGCTACGCCGCCCTCCTCACCTCCCAGGGCGCCGCCTTCATCCACGCCGGGGACGAGATGTTCCGGACCAAGGAGGCCACCGCGGCGGGGACCACCACCGTCTCCACCACCGGCGGCCGGATCTTCGTCCACAACTCCTACAACGCCTCCGACGCCATCAACCTGGTCAAGTGGTCCAACGTCTACTCGGCGGACCCCATCTCCGGCGCCTTCGCCAACTACGCCACGACCAGCAACGGCTACAAGCTCTACGCCTACGTCCAGGGCCTGATCGCCCTCCGGAAGACCACCAACGCCTTCCGCCTCCCCGACGCCAGCCTCGCCACGAACCTCACGCTCCTCCAGCCCTCCGGCGCGGGCGCGAACATCCTGGCCTTCGGCTACAAGGCGGTCTCCACGGACGGCACGGGCACCTACTACGTCTTCCACAACGCGGACGCGGCCGCCAGGACCTTCACCCTCCCCGCCGCCATCTCCGGCGCCGTCCTCCTCGCCGACGGGGCCTCCGCGGGCACCCTGCCCATCACCGGCTCGACGACGGCCGAGCTCAGCGACGACGGCCTCACCGTCACCGTCCAGCCCCTGAGTTCCGCCATCTACCGGAAATGA
- a CDS encoding cytochrome c3 family protein, with the protein MHPLDLLFRRVVPAALLGGATAALAVGWLTQPEALRRGAAPAQPLPFSHEQHAGQLAIPCLYCHAGAPRSPVAGLPGADLCMGCHRVTRVDRPAIQTLARMAERGEPLAWVRVHTLPDHVAFDHRPHLRAGFACQDCHGDVQDMVTLERRMNLRMGACLDCHRHPGLREPASGAPPARGPLRGPEHCTACHR; encoded by the coding sequence ATGCATCCCTTGGATCTCCTCTTCCGCCGGGTCGTTCCGGCGGCCCTGCTCGGCGGCGCCACCGCGGCCTTGGCCGTGGGCTGGCTCACCCAGCCGGAGGCCCTGCGCCGCGGAGCGGCGCCCGCCCAGCCCCTGCCCTTCTCCCACGAGCAGCACGCCGGCCAGCTGGCGATCCCCTGCCTCTACTGCCACGCCGGGGCCCCGCGCTCGCCGGTGGCCGGCCTTCCGGGGGCCGACCTGTGCATGGGCTGCCACCGGGTCACCCGGGTGGACCGGCCCGCGATCCAGACCCTCGCCCGCATGGCGGAGCGGGGCGAGCCCCTGGCCTGGGTCCGGGTCCACACCCTCCCCGATCACGTGGCCTTCGATCACCGGCCCCACCTGCGCGCCGGCTTCGCCTGCCAGGACTGCCACGGCGACGTGCAGGACATGGTGACCCTGGAACGGCGCATGAACCTGCGGATGGGCGCCTGCCTCGACTGCCACCGCCACCCGGGCCTCCGCGAACCCGCCTCCGGCGCGCCCCCCGCCCGGGGACCCCTTCGGGGACCCGAGCATTGCACCGCCTGCCACCGGTGA
- a CDS encoding ATP-binding protein has product MRLPGMPILAALGLLLASGAAPAPAQGPGHVRARVFGFQEGLTNLSVLAVAQGNDGMIYAGTEAGLFRYNGHRFEPLDLPTDYRFITSLLPDPEEGLWIGTRHGLGLLDPAGSFQAGGNLPAEHVRTLSFDAQGALWVHSFGATHRREHATRAFRAVDPPKGAGRITAVVAVPERAGARLVDPAAIWNPAPGGGWTRESLPPGARNALAAGADGAGWTWIRSSAGMFRRGPGAAGWERVRGVFDQPAPDNLRITRDREGWLWVNTPAGIARCRGREVRLVRPDAGGNRPRTAMVDQEGTPWLGATGVVQVLGRGLWTVYGVEDGLPDRVAWNAARDARGRLWAATSGGLAVADGGRWRTVRLGHFSRVRRHPDGSMLAVGSPGGVLYRVDPDTLAVEALRVPNLAPSPVSRGLGIGADGTVWVSDYQQGLAEGRRAGGTWTWGPVRVDGKRVDDIFEVVQDGRGEVFLCTRAGVYYRDGGAWRSLGTPPALTPLGAVRDPAGDIWVAYLEDPVLTRHRRSGNGWTCAGTVRPFLNRPGLVVYALDADARGRLWVGTSQGLARLGPGGTSLEAWFAPGEGIPSADATSQGLLVEPDGSLWYGTSEGLGAFDTRAETPLPPPKPPILLEWRAGGALLPTFFPPVIRAGRPLDARFGTSSFCAPTSLTLEARLPGVDSDWVPVEGLHVRYSAIPPGQRELEVRLVRNGVPAGRSLVLPFRVLPHWWETWWARAGGALAATAAVWALLRARHRALRSRNEALASEVALRTRELREANAELERASRAKDMFLASMSHELRTPLNAILLYSELLQDGALERNDAESSSDLRKIQAAGRHLLAMINNVLDMAKIEAGMMQCSLEETDLPTLLAEVRDTLLPLADARGNRLDITCQPGLPGLVTDITKLRQILLNLGGNACKFTERGVIRLEAREDGDGLAIAVADTGPGLDPDQFGRIFEAFEQGALDTYRRHGGTGLGLTISQRLVQLLGGTLEAWSAPGEGARFTVRLPRTPAAAMGDK; this is encoded by the coding sequence ATGCGCTTACCCGGAATGCCGATCCTCGCCGCCCTGGGCCTCCTGCTGGCCTCCGGGGCGGCGCCCGCCCCCGCCCAGGGGCCCGGGCACGTGCGGGCCCGGGTCTTCGGCTTCCAGGAGGGACTGACGAACCTGTCCGTCCTGGCCGTGGCCCAGGGCAACGACGGCATGATCTACGCGGGCACCGAGGCGGGCCTCTTCCGGTACAACGGGCACCGGTTCGAGCCCCTGGACCTCCCCACCGACTACCGCTTCATCACGTCCCTCCTGCCCGACCCGGAAGAGGGCCTCTGGATCGGGACCCGGCACGGCCTCGGCCTGCTGGATCCCGCGGGCTCCTTCCAGGCCGGCGGAAACCTCCCGGCCGAGCACGTCCGCACCCTCTCCTTCGACGCCCAGGGCGCGCTGTGGGTCCACAGCTTCGGGGCCACCCACCGCCGGGAGCACGCCACCCGGGCCTTCCGGGCCGTGGACCCGCCGAAGGGGGCCGGCCGGATCACCGCCGTGGTGGCCGTCCCGGAGCGCGCCGGCGCCAGGCTCGTGGACCCGGCTGCGATCTGGAACCCGGCGCCGGGCGGCGGGTGGACGCGCGAGTCCCTGCCACCCGGGGCCCGCAACGCCCTCGCCGCCGGGGCCGACGGGGCCGGCTGGACCTGGATCCGCTCCAGCGCCGGCATGTTCAGGCGGGGCCCGGGCGCCGCCGGCTGGGAGCGGGTCCGGGGCGTCTTCGACCAGCCCGCCCCGGACAACCTGCGGATCACCCGCGACCGGGAGGGCTGGCTCTGGGTCAACACCCCGGCGGGCATCGCCCGCTGCAGGGGCCGGGAGGTCCGGCTCGTGAGGCCGGATGCCGGCGGGAACCGGCCCCGGACCGCCATGGTGGACCAGGAGGGCACGCCGTGGCTGGGCGCCACCGGCGTGGTCCAGGTCCTCGGCCGGGGTCTCTGGACCGTCTACGGGGTCGAGGACGGCCTTCCCGACCGGGTGGCCTGGAACGCGGCCCGGGACGCCCGGGGCCGGCTCTGGGCGGCCACGAGCGGGGGCCTCGCCGTCGCCGATGGCGGGCGCTGGCGGACGGTGAGGCTGGGCCATTTCTCCAGGGTCCGGCGCCATCCCGACGGCTCCATGCTGGCGGTGGGCAGCCCCGGAGGCGTCCTCTACCGGGTGGATCCCGACACCCTCGCGGTCGAGGCCCTCCGGGTTCCCAACCTGGCCCCGTCACCCGTCTCCCGCGGCCTGGGCATCGGGGCCGACGGCACCGTCTGGGTCTCCGACTACCAGCAGGGACTCGCCGAAGGCCGGCGCGCCGGCGGAACCTGGACCTGGGGCCCCGTGCGGGTGGACGGCAAGCGCGTGGACGACATCTTCGAGGTGGTCCAGGACGGCCGGGGAGAGGTCTTCCTCTGCACCCGCGCCGGCGTCTATTACCGGGACGGGGGCGCGTGGCGCAGCCTCGGGACCCCCCCCGCCCTCACCCCGCTGGGGGCGGTGCGCGACCCGGCGGGGGACATCTGGGTGGCCTACCTGGAGGACCCCGTCCTCACCCGCCACCGCCGGAGCGGCAACGGCTGGACCTGCGCGGGCACCGTCCGCCCCTTCCTGAACCGGCCCGGCCTCGTGGTCTACGCGCTGGACGCGGACGCCCGCGGCCGCCTCTGGGTCGGGACGAGCCAGGGCCTCGCGCGGCTGGGCCCGGGCGGCACCTCCCTGGAGGCCTGGTTCGCCCCCGGCGAAGGCATCCCCAGCGCCGACGCCACCAGCCAGGGACTCCTCGTGGAGCCGGACGGCTCCCTCTGGTACGGCACCTCCGAGGGCCTCGGCGCCTTCGACACGCGGGCCGAGACGCCCCTGCCGCCCCCGAAGCCGCCCATCCTCCTGGAATGGCGGGCCGGAGGCGCCCTCCTCCCCACCTTCTTCCCGCCGGTGATCCGCGCGGGGCGGCCCCTGGACGCCCGGTTCGGGACGTCCTCCTTCTGCGCCCCCACCTCCCTCACCCTGGAGGCCCGGCTCCCGGGCGTGGATTCCGACTGGGTGCCCGTGGAAGGGCTCCATGTCCGCTACAGCGCCATCCCCCCGGGCCAGCGCGAGCTCGAGGTGCGCCTCGTGCGGAACGGCGTCCCGGCCGGGCGGAGCCTGGTGCTCCCCTTCCGCGTCCTGCCCCACTGGTGGGAGACCTGGTGGGCGCGCGCCGGCGGCGCGCTGGCCGCGACCGCGGCCGTGTGGGCCCTCCTGCGGGCGCGCCACCGCGCCCTCCGGTCCCGGAACGAGGCCCTGGCCTCCGAGGTCGCCCTGCGCACCCGGGAGCTCCGCGAGGCCAACGCGGAACTGGAGCGCGCCTCCCGCGCCAAGGACATGTTCCTGGCCAGCATGAGCCACGAGCTCCGCACGCCGCTGAACGCCATCCTGCTCTACAGCGAGCTGCTCCAGGACGGCGCGCTGGAGCGGAACGACGCGGAGTCCTCCAGCGACCTGCGCAAGATCCAGGCGGCGGGCCGCCATCTCCTGGCCATGATCAACAACGTCCTCGACATGGCCAAGATCGAGGCGGGCATGATGCAGTGCAGCCTCGAGGAGACGGACCTGCCGACCCTGCTGGCCGAGGTCCGCGACACCCTCCTGCCCCTGGCCGACGCCCGGGGCAACCGCCTGGACATCACCTGCCAGCCCGGCCTCCCGGGTCTCGTCACGGATATCACCAAGCTCCGGCAGATCCTCCTCAACCTGGGCGGGAACGCGTGCAAGTTCACCGAGCGCGGCGTGATCCGCCTCGAGGCCCGGGAGGACGGGGACGGCCTCGCCATCGCCGTGGCCGATACGGGGCCGGGCCTGGATCCGGACCAGTTCGGACGCATCTTCGAGGCCTTCGAGCAGGGGGCCCTGGACACGTACCGCCGGCACGGCGGCACGGGCCTCGGCCTCACCATCAGCCAACGGCTCGTCCAGCTCCTGGGCGGCACCCTCGAAGCCTGGAGCGCCCCCGGCGAGGGGGCCCGCTTCACGGTGCGCCTGCCCCGCACCCCGGCCGCGGCCATGGGTGACAAGTAA